A window from Deinococcus planocerae encodes these proteins:
- a CDS encoding penicillin acylase family protein: protein MTLRARRSWAGRLGRGLLWVVLLVLLAALALVLWLRATSNPRVRGTVTLPELSGPVTVTRDRWGVPHIRAGASDEDAVFALGFIHWQDRAWQMDFQRRVAQGRLAEVLGAAALPQDRFLRTWGFQRDAQSIPPALSERSRRLVRSYTAGVNAAMRQGKLAPEFRVLGYTPEAWTDVDSVSWSKLMAYDLGGNYDDEVLGTHVVKRLGARGLNEVLPPYPQAAPTVLSRDELGLTGRAVRTQEQTAALPDATVRALQAHLDAARSLGLERIPGKGSNNWVIGGQRTASGKPILADDPHLALTSPMLWYLADIRGPTLRAIGATIPGLPGIVIGRNDRIAWGVTNVNPDVQDLYVEPENARLTERVEVIRVKGQPDVRLTVRQSAHGPIVSDVGAGEVGPRVALKWTALQPGDTTFDAFLGLNYAQNWEDFVAALERYVAPSQNFVYADVDGNTGYYAPGRIPIRQGWDGSLPVPGDGTREWAGFIPFGRLPHTYNPADGLVVTANNKVVPEGYPYNLGNVRNWAEPHRAERITALLSAKPTGLTLDDVRRVQLDAVSLVWRDLKPFLLATRPGDDLSRQALARLRGWNGNETTDSVEATIFEAWLAQLQAMGQDELGGETRVSSLAVLGQLRADGELCRDEAEGRQGCASELQASLRRAVEGLAARLGPDPSGWTYGKVHTVASNHRAFGSVRALAWLFNHATPTPGGTNTVNVARPDPETLRQTHGPSYRQIVDLSDPNRSLYVGSLGQGGLPLGEHVSDQQALWARGEYLPMSTDERDWGQARTLTLEPGR, encoded by the coding sequence ATGACGTTGAGGGCTCGGCGGAGTTGGGCGGGTCGGCTGGGGCGGGGGCTGCTGTGGGTCGTGCTCCTCGTGCTTCTGGCCGCGCTGGCGCTGGTGTTGTGGCTGAGGGCGACCTCGAATCCGCGGGTGCGGGGGACGGTGACGCTCCCGGAACTTTCGGGTCCCGTGACGGTCACGCGTGACAGGTGGGGGGTGCCGCACATCCGGGCGGGGGCGAGCGACGAGGACGCGGTGTTCGCGCTGGGTTTCATCCACTGGCAAGACCGCGCCTGGCAGATGGACTTCCAGCGGCGGGTGGCGCAGGGGCGCCTGGCCGAGGTGCTGGGGGCAGCCGCCCTGCCGCAAGACCGCTTCCTGCGCACCTGGGGGTTCCAGCGGGACGCCCAGAGCATCCCCCCCGCCCTCTCCGAACGGTCCCGGCGCTTGGTGCGCAGTTACACGGCGGGCGTGAACGCGGCCATGCGCCAGGGCAAACTCGCCCCCGAGTTCCGCGTCCTGGGCTACACCCCGGAAGCCTGGACGGACGTGGACAGCGTGTCGTGGAGCAAGCTGATGGCCTACGACCTCGGCGGCAATTACGACGACGAGGTGCTGGGCACCCACGTCGTGAAGCGGCTCGGCGCGCGCGGCCTGAACGAGGTTCTGCCCCCCTACCCGCAGGCGGCCCCCACCGTCCTCAGCCGGGACGAACTCGGGCTCACCGGGCGGGCGGTGCGGACGCAAGAGCAGACCGCCGCCCTCCCCGACGCGACCGTGCGGGCCCTCCAGGCGCATCTCGACGCCGCCCGGTCCCTCGGCCTGGAGCGCATCCCCGGCAAGGGGAGCAACAACTGGGTGATCGGCGGCCAGCGCACCGCGAGCGGCAAGCCCATCCTCGCCGACGACCCGCACCTCGCCCTGACGAGCCCGATGCTGTGGTATCTGGCCGACATTCGGGGGCCCACCCTGCGCGCCATCGGGGCGACCATCCCCGGCCTTCCGGGCATCGTGATCGGGCGCAACGACCGCATCGCCTGGGGCGTGACGAACGTCAACCCCGACGTGCAGGACCTCTACGTCGAGCCGGAGAACGCGAGGCTCACCGAGCGGGTCGAGGTCATTCGGGTGAAGGGCCAGCCCGACGTGCGCCTCACCGTCCGCCAGAGCGCGCACGGTCCCATCGTCAGCGACGTGGGCGCGGGCGAGGTGGGACCGCGGGTGGCGCTGAAGTGGACGGCCCTTCAACCCGGCGACACGACCTTCGACGCCTTCCTGGGCCTGAACTACGCGCAGAACTGGGAGGATTTCGTGGCCGCCCTGGAGCGGTACGTGGCCCCCAGCCAGAACTTCGTCTATGCCGACGTGGACGGCAACACGGGGTACTACGCGCCGGGCCGCATCCCCATTCGGCAGGGCTGGGACGGCTCCCTCCCCGTGCCGGGCGACGGCACGCGTGAGTGGGCGGGCTTCATCCCCTTCGGGCGGCTGCCCCACACCTACAACCCCGCCGACGGGCTGGTCGTCACGGCGAACAACAAGGTCGTGCCGGAGGGCTACCCCTACAACCTCGGCAACGTCCGCAACTGGGCCGAGCCCCACCGCGCCGAGCGCATCACGGCCCTCCTGAGCGCCAAACCCACGGGCCTGACCCTGGACGACGTGAGGCGCGTGCAGCTCGACGCGGTGAGCCTGGTGTGGCGCGACCTGAAGCCCTTCCTGCTCGCCACCCGGCCCGGAGACGACCTCAGCCGCCAGGCCCTCGCCCGGCTGCGCGGCTGGAACGGGAACGAGACGACGGACAGCGTGGAGGCCACGATCTTCGAGGCGTGGCTCGCGCAGCTTCAGGCGATGGGGCAAGACGAGCTGGGGGGCGAGACGCGGGTCAGCAGCCTCGCCGTGCTGGGCCAGCTCCGGGCCGACGGCGAGCTGTGCCGCGACGAGGCCGAGGGACGGCAGGGCTGCGCCTCGGAACTCCAGGCCAGCCTGCGCCGGGCCGTGGAGGGCCTCGCCGCCCGCCTGGGCCCCGACCCCAGCGGCTGGACCTACGGCAAGGTCCATACCGTCGCCAGCAACCACCGCGCCTTCGGGAGCGTGAGGGCCCTCGCCTGGCTTTTCAACCACGCCACTCCCACGCCCGGCGGCACGAACACCGTCAACGTCGCCCGCCCCGACCCCGAGACCCTGCGGCAGACCCACGGCCCGAGCTACCGCCAGATCGTCGACCTGAGCGACCCGAACCGCAGCCTCTACGTGGGCAGCCTGGGGCAGGGGGGCCTCCCCCTCGGCGAGCATGTCTCCGACCAGCAGGCGCTGTGGGCACGGGGCGAGTACCTCCCGATGAGCACGGACGAGCGCGACTGGGGCCAGGCGCGGACCCTCACCCTTGAGCCGGGGAGGTAG
- a CDS encoding secondary thiamine-phosphate synthase enzyme YjbQ: MWAQHDLRLRPLPRGFHLITREVLGAVPELARVRVGLLHVFIQHTSASLALNENASPDVRRDFERYFNHLVPDGWPGFEHTLEGPDDMAAHVKASLLGPGLTLPVRDGRLALGTWQGLYLCEHRDEGGPRRLVLTLQGEERRGG, from the coding sequence ATGTGGGCCCAACACGATCTGCGCCTCCGCCCCCTCCCGCGCGGCTTCCACCTCATCACCCGGGAAGTGTTGGGTGCCGTGCCCGAACTCGCGCGGGTGCGGGTGGGGCTGCTCCACGTCTTCATTCAGCACACGTCGGCCAGCCTCGCCCTCAACGAGAACGCCTCGCCCGACGTGCGGCGCGACTTCGAGCGGTATTTCAATCACCTCGTGCCCGACGGGTGGCCGGGATTCGAGCACACGCTGGAGGGGCCCGACGACATGGCGGCCCACGTCAAGGCCAGCCTGCTCGGCCCCGGCCTGACGCTGCCCGTCCGTGACGGTCGCCTCGCGCTGGGCACGTGGCAGGGCCTCTACCTGTGCGAGCACCGGGACGAGGGCGGACCGCGGCGGCTGGTGCTCACCCTTCAGGGGGAGGAGCGCCGGGGCGGCTGA
- a CDS encoding type IV pilus twitching motility protein PilT gives MTIPPTDITDILRVAADKGASDVILTVGLPPQFKLQGVYDPQGFSELVATQTRKLMYSMMNEKQQRTFEEKRELDFSFALGEKARFRVNAFMQRGNVGGVLRLIPTRIKTAQEMGLPQQVVDIANAPRGLVLVTGPTGSGKSTTLAAMIDHINQTKRLHIVTIEDPIEFMHTHKNSIVNQREVGADTQSFNAALRAALRQAPDVILVGEMRDYETIKAAVTAAETGHLVMGTLHTNSAPESIDRIVDVFPEEQQEQIRVQLAGNLVAVMTQQLLPKADGSGRVLAYELLIANPAVRSLIREGKTFQIVSTMQTGAREGMVTMDAFLANLYRRRVITYDTGVERAVDPKEFARLANDPTAGVGAAAGYAPPAGAGGGATPQAAGRAPAHPTLPGTPTGRTVADAGFGTGGGGKPYGRG, from the coding sequence ATGACCATCCCCCCGACCGACATCACCGACATCCTGCGCGTGGCCGCCGACAAGGGCGCGTCCGACGTGATCCTGACCGTGGGGCTGCCGCCGCAGTTCAAGCTTCAGGGCGTGTATGACCCGCAGGGCTTTTCCGAACTGGTGGCGACCCAGACGCGCAAGCTGATGTACTCGATGATGAACGAGAAGCAGCAGCGCACCTTCGAGGAAAAGCGCGAACTCGACTTCTCCTTCGCGCTGGGCGAAAAGGCCCGCTTCCGCGTGAACGCCTTCATGCAGCGCGGGAACGTGGGCGGGGTGCTGCGGCTCATCCCCACCCGCATCAAGACCGCGCAGGAGATGGGGCTGCCGCAACAGGTCGTGGACATCGCGAACGCGCCGCGCGGGCTGGTGCTCGTGACCGGGCCGACGGGCAGCGGCAAGAGCACGACCCTCGCCGCGATGATCGACCACATCAACCAGACCAAGCGGCTGCACATTGTCACCATCGAAGACCCCATCGAGTTCATGCACACGCACAAGAACAGCATCGTGAACCAGCGCGAGGTCGGGGCCGACACCCAGAGCTTCAACGCCGCCCTGCGCGCCGCGCTCAGGCAGGCGCCCGACGTGATCCTGGTGGGCGAGATGCGCGACTACGAGACGATCAAGGCCGCCGTCACCGCCGCCGAGACCGGGCACCTCGTGATGGGCACCCTGCACACCAACTCCGCCCCCGAGAGCATCGACCGCATCGTGGACGTGTTCCCGGAAGAGCAGCAGGAGCAGATCCGGGTGCAGCTCGCGGGCAACCTCGTCGCCGTGATGACCCAGCAGCTTCTCCCCAAGGCGGACGGCTCGGGCCGGGTCCTCGCCTACGAACTCCTGATCGCCAACCCCGCCGTGCGCTCCCTGATCCGCGAGGGCAAGACCTTTCAAATCGTCTCGACGATGCAGACAGGGGCGCGCGAGGGCATGGTCACGATGGACGCCTTCCTGGCGAACCTCTACCGCCGCCGCGTGATCACCTACGACACCGGGGTCGAGCGCGCCGTGGACCCCAAGGAGTTCGCCCGCCTCGCCAACGACCCGACCGCGGGGGTCGGGGCCGCCGCCGGGTACGCTCCCCCGGCGGGCGCGGGCGGCGGGGCCACGCCCCAGGCGGCGGGCCGCGCTCCCGCCCATCCCACCCTGCCCGGCACGCCCACGGGCCGCACCGTCGCCGACGCGGGCTTCGGCACGGGCGGGGGCGGCAAGCCGTACGGGCGGGGCTAA